The following proteins come from a genomic window of Sorghum bicolor cultivar BTx623 chromosome 3, Sorghum_bicolor_NCBIv3, whole genome shotgun sequence:
- the LOC8085053 gene encoding uncharacterized protein LOC8085053 isoform X2 produces MEHCYLRQPIPRAEAMPERRSRFWQMDAPPPPRAEVICPQPRRATRTPFAVETVNKASPKTNGAFPLYRSDSTCDILDLILSKNDSDGDSSSQGAPMAKRQQ; encoded by the exons ATGGAGCACTGCTATTTGAGGCAGCCGATCCCGAGGGCCGAGGCAATGCCTGAGAGGAGGTCCAGGTTCTGGCAGATggatgcgccgccgccgccccgggCGGAGGTCATCTGCCCTCAGCCTCGCCGTGCCACCCGGACTCCCTTCGCTGTGGAAACCGTGAACAAAGCCAGCCCCAAGACGAACGG TGCATTTCCGCTGTACAGATCAGACTCCACTTGTGATATACTTGATCTTATCCTCAGTAAG AATGACTCAGATGGAGATTCGAGCAGCCAG GGAGCTCCTATGGCAAAGCGCCAACAGTAA
- the LOC8085053 gene encoding uncharacterized protein LOC8085053 isoform X1, whose translation MEHCYLRQPIPRAEAMPERRSRFWQMDAPPPPRAEVICPQPRRATRTPFAVETVNKASPKTNGAFPLYRSDSTCDILDLILSKNDSDGDSSSQVGFLCGSPPVRTNNPVIHDPQFGKKVPSFSPLGSSYGKAPTVRVEVGSPSCGVSSSPKVRIEGFACGNSETHYAVTFV comes from the exons ATGGAGCACTGCTATTTGAGGCAGCCGATCCCGAGGGCCGAGGCAATGCCTGAGAGGAGGTCCAGGTTCTGGCAGATggatgcgccgccgccgccccgggCGGAGGTCATCTGCCCTCAGCCTCGCCGTGCCACCCGGACTCCCTTCGCTGTGGAAACCGTGAACAAAGCCAGCCCCAAGACGAACGG TGCATTTCCGCTGTACAGATCAGACTCCACTTGTGATATACTTGATCTTATCCTCAGTAAG AATGACTCAGATGGAGATTCGAGCAGCCAGGTCGGCTTTTTATGTGGCTCACCTCCAGTACGCACTAACAACCCTGTTATCCATGATCCACAGTTTGGTAAAAAAGTGCCATCCTTTTCTCCTTTAGGGAGCTCCTATGGCAAAGCGCCAACAGTAAGAGTTGAAGTAGGCTCGCCATCTTGTGGTGTTAGCAGCAGCCCAAAAGTAAGAATCGAAGGTTTCGCCTGTGGCAACTCTGAGACCCACTATGCAGTTACCTTTGTCTGA
- the LOC8085052 gene encoding probable 3-beta-hydroxysteroid-Delta(8),Delta(7)-isomerase codes for MGGDGHPYAPADLHLPGFVPQQLSQGQILARYLGTSVIVFLAVWLLSGRCRGLSKTDRLLMCWWAFTGLTHIFIEGPFVFTPGFFRKENPNYLDEVWKEYSKADSRYVARDPAIVTVEGSTAVLGGPASLLAVYAIASHKSYSHILQFTVCMGHLYGGLVYFITAYLDGFNFWISPFYFWAYFISANSFWVWIPTLIAMRSWKMICAAFRAEMAKKTK; via the exons ATGGGCGGAGACGGGCACCCGTACGCGCCGGCGGACCTGCACCTGCCGGGCTTCGTGCCGCAGCAGCTGTCGCAGGGCCAGATCCTCGCCCGCTACCTGGGCACCTCCGTCATCGTCTTCCTCGCCGTCTGGCTCCTCTCCG GAAGATGTCGAGGGTTATCCAAGACCGACCGTCTGCTCATGTGCTGGTGGGCGTTCACCGGCCTCACCCACATCTTCATCGAGGGGCCCTTCGTCTTCACCCCCGGATTCTTTAGAAAGGAGAACCCTAACTACTTGGATGAAGTTT GGAAGGAGTACAGCAAAGCCGATTCCAGATACGTCGCTAGGGATCCTGCGATCGTCACAGTTGAAGGGTCTACAGCTGTGCTAGGAGGCCCTGCATCACTGCTTGCAGT CTATGCCATTGCATCCCACAAGTCCTATAGCCATATTCTCCAGTTCACCGTCTGCATGGGTCATCTCTAcgggggccttgtttacttcatcaCTGCTTACTTGGATGGCTTCAACTTCTGGATCAGTCCATTCTACTTCTGGGCATATTTCATTAGCGCAAACAGTTTCTGGGTTTGGATACCAACGCTCATCGCCATGAGGAGCTGGAAGATGATTTGCGCAGCATTTCGAGCTGAAATGGCGAAGAAGACAAAATAA
- the LOC8063328 gene encoding LRR receptor-like serine/threonine-protein kinase RPK2 — MAAPRPRPPLLLLLLLLLLLPIPLAISSAADLAALLAIKAAVAHDPGGVLSAWSAASATSYCRWRGVNCYPSSSFVAAIDLSASSLSGTLPASLPLPPRLRRLDLAGNNFSGPIPNAFLASTTLLYLDLSFNSLSGPLKIPPPFANSSSTPCAALTNLRLAGNLLVNNIPAGIAQCRSLRVLDLSRNVLEGAIPPRLGRLAALRVLDVSRNSLTDRIPVELASCRKLAVLVLSNITASPGEQPEFNAFVGGLPTEVLAIPELAVLWAPRANLDGRLPLSRNGTCGLVALNLGKNSISGAVPRWLGDCQDLKFLDLSSNSFEGSMPTQLSIGCLSYLNVSGNHLSGPLLSSEESKCSNRLSTDNIVMQYYDELVGNTLIGNPFGSEFGGISNVTLHDFSNNGFGGTLPFLTLSRHANSYSLWLNGNMFNTTLSAGFFGFCKDSTSIAVNLSSNQLSGSIDMLSSCITIHSFDAGYNKFSGSIPAGIGALHLLKSLVLEGNNLTGQVPVKFGDLAALEVLDLSRNYLSGSIPLHLADASHLEVLKLDHNRLSGSIPSSFSELAQLTILDVSFNNLSGVIPNLRHPADCGFFIGNSLLYQCFGTHASLPPTEAINSSKGGSQVTRFKSLIVILVAAAAAVISFLLVILIFFVCERRKRAKISNLRTKMVVTFTDAPPELTYESLIRATSNFSIQNLIGTGGFGATYKAELAPGFLVAVKRLAMGRFQGLQQFDAEIRTLGRIRHGNLVTLIGYHIGESDTFLIYNYLSGGNLEKFIHEMGNRKVTWTEVHKIAVDVAQALAFLHGSCTPRIIHRDIKPSNILLDEHLNAYLSDFGLARLIEVTQTHATTDVAGTFGYVAPEYATTCRVSDKADVYSFGVVLLELMSGKRSLDPSFSQFGNGFTIVSWGRMLMQEDNTSEFFSRGLLDTARKDRLTEMLNTALSCTSESVAVRPSMRQVAAKLKQLGTDR, encoded by the coding sequence ATGGCGGCCCCACGCCCTCGcccacccctcctcctcctcctcctcctcctcctcctcctaccaATCCCGCTCGCCATCTCTTCAGCCGCcgaccttgctgctctcctcgcGATCAAGGCCGCGGTCGCCCACGACCCCGGCGGCGTCCTCTCCGCCTGGTCCGCCGCCTCCGCCACCAGCTACTGCCGCTGGCGAGGCGTCAACTGCTACCCTTCCTCCTCGTTCGTCGCCGCCATAGACCTCTCTGCTTCCTCCCTCTCGGGCACTCTCCCCGCTTCCCTGCCCCTTCCCCCGCGCCTCCGCCGCCTCGACCTCGCCGGAAACAACTTCTCAGGGCCCATTCCGAACGCTTTTCTCGCGTCCACCACCCTCCTCTACCTCGACCTCAGCTTCAATAGCCTGTCGGGGCCCCTCAAAATCCCGCCTCCTTTCGCCAACTCCTCGTCGACCCCCTGCGCCGCGCTCACCAACCTCCGACTCGCCGGCAATCTCCTGGTCAACAATATTCCAGCGGGGATAGCGCAATGCCGATCCCTTCGCGTCCTCGACCTCTCACGCAACGTTCTGGAGGGCGCCATCCCGCCGAGGCTCGGCCGCCTCGCCGCGCTCCGCGTCCTCGACGTATCACGCAACAGCCTCACCGACAGGATCCCGGTGGAGCTTGCCAGCTGCAGGAAGCTCGCCGTACTCGTTCTCTCAAATATCACTGCGTCGCCTGGGGAGCAGCCGGAGTTCAATGCCTTCGTTGGGGGACTGCCGACGGAAGTGCTGGCCATCCCGGAACTGGCGGTTCTCTGGGCGCCTAGGGCTAACCTTGATGGCCGGTTGCCGTTGTCCAGGAATGGTACCTGCGGCCTTGTTGCTTTGAACCTGGGGAAGAACTCCATTAGTGGTGCTGTGCCCCGGTGGTTGGGGGACTGTCAGGATTTGAAATTTCTTGATCTGAGCTCGAACAGCTTCGAGGGCTCAATGCCAACTCAATTGTCAATTGGATGTCTGAGTTACCTCAATGTCAGCGGAAACCATCTGTCAGGACCGCTTCTTTCATCTGAGGAGAGCAAATGCTCAAACCGTTTGAGCACTGACAATATTGTAATGCAGTACTATGATGAATTGGTTGGTAATACCCTGATTGGAAATCCTTTTGGTTCTGAGTTTGGGGGCATTTCTAATGTCACTCTCCATGACTTCAGCAACAATGGCTTTGGTGGGACGTTGCCATTTCTTACCTTGAGTCGACATGCAAACTCTTACAGCTTGTGGCTTAACGGTAATATGTTCAACACCACGCTTTCTGCTGGATTTTTCGGATTCTGCAAGGATTCAACTAGCATTGCAGTCAATTTGAGTAGTAATCAACTGTCAGGAAGTATTGACATGCTTTCAAGCTGTATTACTATTCACAGTTTCGATGCTGGTTATAACAAATTCAGTGGGTCCATACCTGCTGGAATCGGTGCTCTGCATTTGCTGAAGAGCTTGGTCCTGGAGGGTAATAATTTGACAGGTCAGGTTCCAGTGAAATTTGGTGATTTGGCTGCTCTGGAGGTGCTGGATTTGTCAAGGAATTATCTGTCAGGCAGCATACCATTACATTTAGCTGACGCTTCACACCTTGAAGTATTGAAGCTTGACCATAATAGGCTATCAGGAAGCATCCCTTCCAGTTTCAGTGAACTAGCTCAGCTGACAATTCTTGATGTCTCATTCAACAATCTATCAGGCGTCATTCCTAATCTTAGGCACCCTGCTGATTGTGGTTTCTTCATTGGCAATTCCCTACTGTACCAATGTTTCGGTACACATGCATCTCTACCACCAACTGAAGCAATCAATTCCTCGAAAGGGGGTAGCCAAGTGACTAGATTTAAGTCTCTAATCGTGATTTTAGTTGCAGCCGCAGCTGCTGTAATATCTTTCCTTCTTGTGATCCTTATCTTCTTTGTGTGTGAAAGAAGGAAACGGGCAAAGATTTCAAATTTGAGGACAAAAATGGTTGTGACTTTCACTGATGCACCTCCTGAGCTTACTTACGAAAGCCTCATCCGAGCAACAAGCAACTTCAGCATCCAGAACTTGATTGGAACAGGTGGCTTTGGTGCCACCTACAAGGCTGAATTGGCTCCAGGTTTTCTTGTAGCAGTGAAGAGGCTAGCCATGGGGCGTTTCCAAGGTCTTCAGCAGTTTGATGCAGAAATCAGAACTCTTGGGAGAATCCGACATGGAAATCTTGTTACACTTATCGGCTACCATATCGGAGAATCAGACACTTTCCTCATCTACAACTACCTCTCTGGTGGGAACCTTGAGAAGTTCATACATGAAATGGGTAACAGGAAGGTGACCTGGACTGAGGTCCACAAGATAGCTGTGGATGTTGCACAAGCATTGGCTTTTCTTCACGGCTCCTGCACACCCCGGATAATTCATCGAGACATCAAACCAAGCAATATCCTCCTTGATGAGCATCTTAACGCGTACTTGTCAGATTTTGGTTTGGCTAGACTGATAGAAGTTACACAAACACATGCCACGACCGATGTTGCTGGTACATTTGGGTATGTCGCACCAGAGTATGCTACCACCTGCAGAGTCTCTGACAAGGCTGATGTTTACAGTTTTGGAGTTGTTCTCCTGGAGCTGATGTCAGGCAAGAGGTCTTTGGATCCCTCATTCTCACAGTTTGGCAATGGTTTTACAATTGTATCATGGGGCCGGATGCTGATGCAGGAGGACAACACCAGTGAATTTTTCTCTCGAGGACTACTGGATACAGCACGAAAGGATAGGTTAACTGAAATGCTAAATACTGCTTTATCATGTACTTCAGAGTCTGTAGCAGTTCGGCCATCAATGAGGCAGGTTGCAGCAAAGCTGAAGCAATTGGGAACTGACCGCTAA